The genomic window tcattgtcaccattgtgtcttcttaataattaatattatcactgtcaacaaatgattgtgataaatttcttgttcgagaacaagcaacccgtgaccacgttccatatttatcaatccacacaatgccaatgagaggatatcgttaactctttaatcaagctatgaattccactgttttTAGTAAATCCATGTCAAACACAAGCAATGTACCTAACATATctgctatgggctcgatcatttTTAGAGTTATGCCTCtacttatatcaaaacacatgagttacatacgcatggtcagtgactaactcaggatttaggtaaatcacacattaaacgtcacaagtgaactaattcacaaacagattcaaaattaattcatcatgggtctagtccaatgtatcattattctaatgaatacatctatgtctctacttgtggagtcaactgctccgataacCAAGACTAGTcttctccccaattggaattatagacgacataataatccttctaagtatttgaatcaaatgctcactttgattattttacaagattacagactcgtttagattatctgcTGATGTAAGTCGTCTTTCTCGCAATATAAACATTattacagtgccacttatcatcagtttgaacttagacaatcaatgagctaatatttatttGTCACAATTTCTCTATGCctgcaaaatatgaaagaaagaaacacaaaagatataatagtgaaatgtgaaattaactttatgtatttattcatcgttcaattatagaaaaaataattacatgtttactacaatattggCACATTTCCCAATATTTCTGTCAACTCTATTGAAATATTGACAGGTAAAGTAGAATATGAACTCAAATATGCATATCTCAAATAAGAAGGAAAAACCTTTAATTCCAATTCATGTGGTTCTTCAACTAATGCTTTTGGTGCATTGAACTCTCAAGATGACAACTCTAATTAATCAAACCAAGCTATTGTTCTGAATCTCTTCGAATTAGCTTCCAATAAAGCTAGATTCTCATCTTCATCATCTTTATGTAGAGAATCAAATAACAAGAGATGTTCCAAAGGATCATCAAAAGAATTATGTTCCAACTCTGTAGAAACCAAATAATCTACCATTGAAATAACAAAGCATTCTTCAACCTCATTAGGGAATTTCATAACCTTGAagacattaaaaatttcattgtcaTCGTGGACCCTCATGGCTAGTTCACCCTTTTACACATCAATCAAGGTTATACAAATTGAAAGGAACGACCTTCCTAAAATATTAGGTACCTCTCAATCTGTTTCATAATCTAACACAATAaaatcaacgggaaatatgaacttatcaaCCCAGATCAACACATCTTCAATGTTCCCATCAGGATGAGCAATAGATTTGTCTGCCAATTGAAGAGTAACTATAGTAGGTCTGACTTCACCAATCCCCAATTGCTTGAAAATTGACTTTAGCATCAATTTTGTTCTCGCACCCAAATCGCACAAGGCCATCCCACAATAAGAATCTTTAATATTGTATGGAATGGTGAAACTCTTTGGATCTTTCATCTTAGGTGGCAACTTGTCCTGCAAAAATGAGTTGCACTCTTTAGTTAGAGCTATGGCTTCAAATTCCCCTAACATTCTCTTAGAAAGAATAGCCTTTTTAAATTTCACATAGTTGGGCATTTGCTCAAGGGCTTCCACAAATGGAATGTTGATATGAAGCTGTTTTaatacatccaaaaacttcttaaaTTGAGTACATTGCTTCTGCTTCTGAAATCGTTGAAGAAATGATTGCTGCTGAATTTTCAATCTGTTAGGATGACTTTGCTGCGACAATATTGCAACATTTGGAGGAGGTgtaaatttcattatattatttcgtGGATTCAAATTTGGATTTTTGCAGGTTCAAATATTCGACGTatgattgaaaatataaaatttggattttttgCAGATTCAAATATTTAACGGATAATAGTATTTAATttgaattcggatttagatcgtAATACTCGAATAATTTGTTGATTTAGATTTTTAGACAGATTTGCGGATTCGAATTCAGATTCAGATAATCTAAAAGTTTTAGATATTCGGCTCGTTGCCATTCCTAGACATCCCCTTGGCCTTGGCTACTAATGTTGAAGCGAAGTTATGGGCTATTAAAGATGGATTGTCCTCGCATGGCAAGTAAACTTTAATAACATTGTTATTGAAAGTGATTCTGAAATTGCCCTTAAActtattgaaaatgaaaatgctAATAATATTGCTCTTTCTACTCTTGTTAATGATTACAGGTGCCTCTTGCTTAAATTTGCTGTGGTCACTCTTAATCTTACTTTCAAGGAAGGGAACCAATGTGCAGATAAACTAGCTTGCTTGGGGAGCAGCTTTCAACAGGATTATTCTGACACCTTTTCTAACTGCAATCTTTTGTGTATCATGATTGTATTGAGACTTTAATGAAATCTATGTCTATAATCATACTTTATATCCAaccttattttgatttttaatatatttatgctctttttctcataaaaaaatggtttaaaaGTAGTTGAATCTGCTTTCATAGACTTCTAAACTACCATGGGATTGTCAATGGATGTAATTTAGGCCTAAAAACGATTGTTCCCTCATTTTGATAAAATGGAGCTATTATTTCAAAATGCAAGAATTTTAGGATTCTAGTTTAACACAAATCAGATAAAGGCAAAATGGTCGATTTTATCTGCCTAGGAATCTAATTCCAAGGCCCAATGCGATGCTTATCAGTTAGCCTAAGAAGCATCCTCCTTATGCCACCACTATCCCGAAAGTAAGAATGAGATTAGGGTTTAAATTTGCCTCAAAATCAAACACTTTCTTCACTCATTCCTCGCTACCACCCGCATTTCCTCCTTCCTTTCCCTACTTCCCTtcactttccaaaaatttcacaTTCTCAGGTCCCCTCTTTGCTCtcttttattaactttttttaatgaaaataggtAACTTCTCTTTTTTCATTCATTTGTGGATATGGGTATGCTGAAATTTGTTTGCTTTGACTCTCTCCAGGGAAAAAGAAGTTATCTTTGTGGGTGCAAAGGGTCGGATATAAGACTGAGACTCAGTTAAGTGATAAAATGGAGTCAGGGAACCCAACTGAACAACTTATCAGGAATCTTTATCCACCTATTGAGCCTTATAGCACAGGTTTTCTCAAGGTTTCTGATGTTCACACAATCTACTGGGAGCAGTCAGGAAACCCAGATGGCCATGTCAGTACCCATTCCCTGTCTCAATCATTTAGGATGGAATGGggattttctatttttggtatcTTGTTTTTGTTATCTGTTCTGTTCATATTTTGCAGCCAGTCGTGTTTCTTCATGGGGGACCTGGAGGAGGAACATCACCTAGTAACCGAAGGTTCTTTGATCCTGAATTTTATAGGATCATTTTATTTGATCAGGTAACTCTTTGTTCCTTCATGTTCAAATCTCTAAAAAAGTTTCATATTTTAACCACTAATAAGATATGAGTTCTGCTCCAGCGTGGTGCTGGAAAGAGTACTCCCCATGCTTGCTTGGAAAATAACACCACTTGGGATCTTATTGATGACATTGAAAAGCTAAGAGAACACTTGAAAATTCCAGAATGGCAGGTACTGATATCTTGTTTTTAGTTGCTTAACCAATGTCAGGTTTATTGGCAGTTATAGGCAAGTTAAGTACATTGTTTTATCTGCTTTCTGCTTATTCAGGTCTTTGGTGGCTCTTGGGGAAGTACACTTGCTCTTGCTTACAGTGAATCACATCCTGACAAGGTACATCATTTTGCTGGTTGAAACTCCTCATACATACAATCAGGTCATCAGCACTTCCCATAATTCCCCCCTTTTAGTTTGAATTGATGGTCTCTCTCGTTTGTTTTTAAGGTTACTGGCTTGGTCCTAAGAGGGATATTCCTTTTACGGAAGAAAGAGATCGATTGGTTTTATGAAGGTGGTGCTGCTGCTATTTATCCTGATGGTATGTGTTCCATACTtccattctatatgttaaaaataGTTGTTCTAATGCTGTAAGATAAGTTCTTATTTTTCCCAATATATTTTGATTTCAAGATGCATGAAAAGATGTTTGATTTGTAACATTTTAgtgattttgaatgatttaaaccCATTTTTATGTGTATTGTGGTGAGACTATTTTGTTTTATATCTGTACTTATGAATGCTGATCAAGATGTGCAAACATTTCTTCAAAATATGCAGCTTGGGAACCGTTTAGAGATCTTATTCCAGAAAAGGAGAGGGAGAGTTTTATTACTGCTTACCACAGGAGACTGAATTCTGAGGATTTGGAAATACAAGTAAGAGGAATCATCTGGTTTTGGATACACTGCTTTCCTTCCTCTACCCTTCTTGTTTATTGAACCTACGACTTGTGAGCTTGcggtggttttttttttctttctattatatgtaaaaaatggttaaatgttTTTTCTGTTAACTCTCTGGTTAATTTCTTAGTATGCAGCTGCTAGGGCATGGACCAAATGGGAAATGATGACTGCCCatcttctaccaaatgatgaaaaCATCAAGAGAGGGGATGATGATTATTTTTCACTGGTGAGTTTTATGCCCGAGAAGACCTACTGTTCGACATAGAGCTAGAAATAATAGAATAGTTTAAACAAGATGCTGAAGTTTTACTgcaattttgataaatttgtcTCTTCGTTGTTTGTGTCTAGGCTTTTGCAAGGATTGAGAACCACTACTTTGTGAATAAAGGATTCTTTCCTTCCGATTCGTTCTTGTTAGACAATGTTGACAAAATAAGGCATATTAACACTACAATTGTACAGGTATGTAAACGTTTACCTCCCAGACAATGCAGGCAACCTTGCTGCTTCTTCATAAGACATTTTAACATAAGAGTCTTACAAATATATTGCATTTTCTAAAAGTTTATGAACATGTGTAATCTGGTACCCCTTGAACCATTTTGAACAGGGAAGATATGATGTTTGCTGTCCCATGATGTCTGCTTGGGATCTCCACAAAGCATTTCCAGAGGCGGATTTTAAGGTAAGATCTAAATTATCTGTTGAATATGATGCTGCGGCCTATAATCACATCAAGATTTGATGCTTTTGGTTTATCTTGTTCAGTCTGCATTTGCATGAATCACTCAACCATGGAGACTAATTTACGACTCCTTATAACCGTTTTgcgtaatgaaaaaaaaaactttattatcACAGGTTGTTCCAAATGCGGGGCATTCAGCCAACGAACCAGGAATAGCTGCTGAACTTGTGGCTGCAAACGAGAAGCTGAAAAGCCTTGCCAAGAAGAACAAACCTTGAAATTTGAAAGCTAAGTCTACATGTTGATTTGCCTTACAAACACAAGCAGTTTGATAATCATTTGAAGAGAATTTGGTTTAAACTTAGAACTGTTGAATCCATGTGCTTTTATAGgtatacatatgcatatattgAGAAAAATGTAGGACACGAGAGAAATAAACCTGGAAATAAAAAACAATATCACCTTTTCACATAAAGTTTGTAttactgtatatatatattttcatcattatcTAAAACTTGGAAAATATATGTCATGAGTCCTCGTAATGATGATCCGTCTCGTCAAAGATCTCCTCCTGCTCAAGCTCACATATAAGAGTCAAGTGTTGAGAAAATTGATATTAGAAACTTGTTAAATAGGGTCAGAGGTACCTGTAAAAGCTCTTCAATCACATCTTGCATTGTTATTATGCCGATAGCTTCTTCTGGGAGCGTTGGGAGTGGATTGTCATTTAGATGTAGGATGTCTGAATCAGTACCTTTTGTCCATTTTTTGCTCCGAGAACCACCTTTAAAAGATCTTCCTGTAGCCGGAAAGCTCTTCCACTTGAGTGAACGTTTACGTcttaaaactttttcttttggaTGTTTGTCGGCATCCATGTCGACTCTAACTTCTGGCAGTGGCCCTGTTTTTAAGCGAACAGATAGAGAGATTAGAGCAATAAATACCAAAATGGAAGCCATGCATAAATTAGTTCCTACGCAGCAAAGTCAAGGTATAAGCGGAAGGAAATTTGGAGAGAACTGGATATATCGATTGAGAGGTGAATACTTACTCCCATCACGGTTACTAGGAGATTCATCTGTCCTGTTGCACTGTCTTACAACGACGGCCATGTGGCTATGACCTTTCTGAAATTCATTTAATATATCATATAATGGCAATTCTTCTTGAACCCTGTAACatgcaaaaataaatatataggagCAACCAATGATTAAGGAGGTAAAGAGTGAATGAAACAAATACAGTCggtccatttttttttttttgaaataatttcattGATTTACTGTAAGATACCTTGGAATCCTTCGTATAGTAACACTTTTCACAGGTACTTCATCTTCAGGGTGAATTGTCAATAAATTATTTACCTTTAAGATTAAAAgaagtaaagaaagaaagaaaaaacaccCAGAAActtaaaaagaataaagaaaagccCAAGGAATAAGAAAATGAGTACAAATACTAATATTCGGAATGGAACCATATTCAATATAAGGGAAAACTTATTTAGAAAAGGAGGCTGCACCGGCTATTGGATTTGTTACTATAGCTTAGTTTAGCAATGCTTTGAGACAAAAACTGCTTTCGAGATAAAAGTATTCTTAAGCAAGACGATGCCCTAAAAGTGCTTGAaagaagtgtttttcaaaagcagaaaattttaacttttctcaAAAGTGTTTTTTGTCCTAAAAATGTTTCTTAAAAGCATTACTAAGCTAAGCCTATGAACGTCATAAACTAGAAAGCCCAGCATATCACAGAGCATCATCCAGTTCCAAAATCTCAAGCCAAATAGTTAAAGGGAACGTTTCGGAGAGAGAAAAGACTAGCTGAAAATAAGTACAGATTGCGCTCGACAAACTGCGTTGTAGCCAAGGAAAAATGGTTACCAAAATGAGTCCGATAATGTTTGTAGTCTGCTCGTAGTAAACTGGCACTCTGCTATGCCCTTTCTCCAAAACTAAATTCATCAAGTCCCTGTCCATAATGGTAGTTTTccaaatgaaaaatgaaaacagATGCCAATGCTATCATCTTTCTTTATAATTTACAGAGTAAAACCTGTCAAGTTTGGCATTAATATCAACTGCAAACGCTTCAGATATAGGAGTCATGGCATCTTTAGCTGTTTTGGCACTGAGCTCAAGTGCTCCAGCTATAATTGTCGTTTCATTATGTGTCAATTCTCCACCTTTTCCAGCCTAATTAGAGGTCCATCAAAAGGATCATAAAAGCAGAAAGTTATTATGAAAGAAGCAGATTTCTGAAGCAAGGCATTGTGATTCAAAGAGCAAAAACACTCGAATAATTTTACAGAGGCAGTTTAAGCATATACAGAAACTAACTACCGTAATAAGCTAGTGGAATGGCAGGTGAaacaaattatcaaaaacaaacaTTGATTCGATAAATGGCGACAGCCAAGTTAATTATGACTTAGTAACTGCATACCACGGTATACACAACTTATAGGGGAAAGTAAAAGCTTTTATGCAATAAGTCTCAAAATATAAAGAAGCTGTTAAGCATACCTCGTTGCCATGCAAATTTACTAGGGTTTTCAACTCAGCTCTTCGAAAAAGTGCTACATGTCCATGGCCCAGCAGCAAGTCTAGCAGCTGAAAATCACAGAAAATAATTGGTAAGAGAAAATTTGCAGGAACTTACAAGTTTGATTGCTTTTCTCACTGTTAAAAAGGCAAAAATGGTTGAATTCTTATTGTAACATCCATCACCTTACTTATTGGATAGGCAATAGGAAAACAGACCCAAACAAGAACTTGAACAAATGGAGCCACTGTCGCACCAATTGCCAAACCATATCTAGAACAAACAGATTGTGGTATTATCTGCACATACAATTAAATAACAATTAGAGCATGCATAGAGCTTGCTTCCTTTTTACCGCAGTTACATGTACTTTCATTTTCCAAGAGCAACTCTTAAGCCAGAATGGTTGGAAAACTAAGTGGCAAAAGTTGCTCAACCAAAATTATAGCAAATGGTATCTAAGTACCACGCACAAAAGTTAAACATATCACAGAATATCATGTTCAGCGTTTCAACAAGGATTGTTACTTGCGCCAAATTCAAGGGCACTTTCAATTCAAATCATGTAAGGTGGCCTAACCTCACCAAATAGAAGAATCAAGGTCACCGATATCAGGATAGCACCCCAAGCAGTAACCAAACTATCAAGGAAAATGGGAAGTGCCTGATAAAGGTAACAAAAAAGTGATATAAAATATCAACTAACATTCAGGAATACTAGAAACAGATCACACCATTGAACATATACCTCCATTGCAGCAGCATTGCATAGAAGTAGTGTACAAAGCAACAAATGCTGTTTTCTGACAACAGGCAATATCTTTGCTGTTCCAACAAGGGAATAAGTTAGCACGGCTAGCATTTAATCTGAATATTTAAGTTCAATATGCAGTATCCATAGCAATATATGACAATAATTTCATCAACAAAATGTAATCTGTAAGTCTACCCTTCAAACTTCACTGACTTTCggcatttcattttttttcatccacTTGAATCATAAATTTCAATGAAGAAAAACTGAAAACTTCACATCAATCTCGCTCAAAAAgtaaaatattctaacatttaattcatggttCCAGTCCATCTGTTCTGGTGAATCAAATCAAAGCAAAGAATACAACTTTTCAAGTACAGATTACGTCATTTATTAATTACCATTGCCAACCCAAGGAtacattatcaactttttgaTTCTTTAATTCGGTTTCcttaattaaaaaagaagaagaggaaatgaAGAAATTACCAGCATGTCTACGATCGTTGGGAGTACCAGACATAGCAAGAACCTCAAGGTCAACAAGACTCATGGACATAAGACCCAAAGTAAGACCCGACATCAAACCCGCGAACACCACCAACAATACTATTACCAATATATGAATAAAGAAATCCGTTCCGCAACATTTGTACTCCACCGCCATTCAATTTCACTCCCCCTCCCCAAACAACCTTCCAAAGtcaaaaattgtaaatatatatattaaaaaaagaccCTTGAGGTTTTGTTAGAGAAACGATGAACAGAGGCCAAAACACTCCTCCATTGTTAAACCCAAATTTGCAAGAGCTTAATAGTTTTTGGTTTTGCCGGTAAAACCACTTATTTATACAGTTGGAGAGTGGCGTGTGGGTAATAGCTTTGGGCTTTTGGACTGGAGCTGGAGTTACGAAACTCTATCTGCGGTGTCTATTTTATACAGTCGGGGGTTTTGACTTTTGAGCTGTTTCTGtgtccattaaaattttgtttactAAAATATCTAATGATTTGTGGGAGTTAATAATACTTTTAACATTAATGGACATTTtggtgatattttaaattaaaactaataagaCTACAGGAATGCAATTAGGAGTCCTCCCATGAGCTCTGATCGGATTCCATGTGGTAGTCTTATCGTCAGTTTTCATGATCGTACCACTCAATCTTCATTTCAACatcaatttttatttctattttaatgttttgacTTTAACTTCTTGTACGGTGGATTTATGTATTTGTACTCCTACTTTCAATCCTTTCTTCATAAAACGTAATCCAAAAAACATATTATTTCCTCACCtttttaaaacatcataatagTCTCTGTTCTCAATTTTTTGTTACGTTTTGATGCATCCTGTgatttctttttaacttttttgacCTCTAGCTTTGTCACAAAAAGTGAACTTTTTGTGATCTTTTCTACAGCGTCGTAAATACTTTCTCTTACAGTTCATACGTGACGTTTTTTATGTTTTGCAAAAACACTGTCaccaaaagtaaaaaaaactGACTTTTGGTAAGTTTTGTTCAGTgagaataaataaaacaaaaaatataaattttaacatattaaataaaataaaaataattaaataatataaatattttaattctttaatattgtTCACCTAAAAGAAGGTTAGATAAGACTAATTTACCTTCAAAGGCCCATTTCCAAGTATATTTA from Gossypium hirsutum isolate 1008001.06 chromosome D12, Gossypium_hirsutum_v2.1, whole genome shotgun sequence includes these protein-coding regions:
- the LOC107945121 gene encoding DUF21 domain-containing protein At2g14520 isoform X3; translated protein: MAVEYKCCGTDFFIHILVIVLLVVFAGLMSGLTLGLMSMSLVDLEVLAMSGTPNDRRHAAKILPVVRKQHLLLCTLLLCNAAAMEIIPQSVCSRYGLAIGATVAPFVQVLVWVCFPIAYPISKLLDLLLGHGHVALFRRAELKTLVNLHGNEAGKGGELTHNETTIIAGALELSAKTAKDAMTPISEAFAVDINAKLDRDLMNLVLEKGHSRVPVYYEQTTNIIGLILVNNLLTIHPEDEVPVKSVTIRRIPRVQEELPLYDILNEFQKGHSHMAVVVRQCNRTDESPSNRDGRPLPEVRVDMDADKHPKEKVLRRKRSLKWKSFPATGRSFKGGSRSKKWTKGTDSDILHLNDNPLPTLPEEAIGIITMQDVIEELLQVPLTLFNKFLISIFSTLDSYM
- the LOC107940655 gene encoding uncharacterized protein yields the protein MKFTPPPNVAILSQQSHPNRLKIQQQSFLQRFQKQKQCTQFKKFLDVLKQLHINIPFVEALEQMPNYVKFKKAILSKRMLGEFEAIALTKECNSFLQDKLPPKMKDPKSFTIPYNIKDSYCGMALCDLGARTKLMLKSIFKQLGIGEVRPTIVTLQLADKSIAHPDGNIEDVLIWVDKFIFPVDFIVLDYETD
- the LOC107945121 gene encoding DUF21 domain-containing protein At2g14520 isoform X1; the encoded protein is MAVEYKCCGTDFFIHILVIVLLVVFAGLMSGLTLGLMSMSLVDLEVLAMSGTPNDRRHAAKILPVVRKQHLLLCTLLLCNAAAMEALPIFLDSLVTAWGAILISVTLILLFGEIIPQSVCSRYGLAIGATVAPFVQVLVWVCFPIAYPISKLLDLLLGHGHVALFRRAELKTLVNLHGNEAGKGGELTHNETTIIAGALELSAKTAKDAMTPISEAFAVDINAKLDRDLMNLVLEKGHSRVPVYYEQTTNIIGLILVNNLLTIHPEDEVPVKSVTIRRIPRVQEELPLYDILNEFQKGHSHMAVVVRQCNRTDESPSNRDGRPLPEVRVDMDADKHPKEKVLRRKRSLKWKSFPATGRSFKGGSRSKKWTKGTDSDILHLNDNPLPTLPEEAIGIITMQDVIEELLQVPLTLFNKFLISIFSTLDSYM
- the LOC107945122 gene encoding proline iminopeptidase, whose amino-acid sequence is MRLGFKFASKSNTFFTHSSLPPAFPPSFPYFPSLSKNFTFSGKKKLSLWVQRVGYKTETQLSDKMESGNPTEQLIRNLYPPIEPYSTGFLKVSDVHTIYWEQSGNPDGHPVVFLHGGPGGGTSPSNRRFFDPEFYRIILFDQRGAGKSTPHACLENNTTWDLIDDIEKLREHLKIPEWQVFGGSWGSTLALAYSESHPDKVTGLVLRGIFLLRKKEIDWFYEGGAAAIYPDAWEPFRDLIPEKERESFITAYHRRLNSEDLEIQYAAARAWTKWEMMTAHLLPNDENIKRGDDDYFSLAFARIENHYFVNKGFFPSDSFLLDNVDKIRHINTTIVQGRYDVCCPMMSAWDLHKAFPEADFKVVPNAGHSANEPGIAAELVAANEKLKSLAKKNKP
- the LOC107945121 gene encoding DUF21 domain-containing protein At2g14520 isoform X2; translated protein: MAVEYKCCGTDFFIHILVIVLLVVFAGLMSGLTLGLMSMSLVDLEVLAMSGTPNDRRHAAKILPVVRKQHLLLCTLLLCNAAAMEALPIFLDSLVTAWGAILISVTLILLFGEIIPQSVCSRYGLAIGATVAPFVQVLVWVCFPIAYPISKLLDLLLGHGHVALFRRAELKTLVNLHGNEAGKGGELTHNETTIIAGALELSAKTAKDAMTPISEAFAVDINAKLDRDLMNLVLEKGHSRVPVYYEQTTNIIGLILVNNLLTIHPEDEVPVKSVTIRRIPRVQEELPLYDILNEFQKGHSHMAVVVRQCNRTDESPSNRDGRPLPEVRVDMDADKHPKEKVLRRKRSLKWKSFPATGRSFKGGSRSKKWTKGTDSDILHLNDNPLPTLPEEAIGIITMQDVIEELLQEEIFDETDHHYEDS
- the LOC107945121 gene encoding DUF21 domain-containing protein At2g14520 isoform X4, whose product is MAVEYKCCGTDFFIHILVIVLLVVFAGLMSGLTLGLMSMSLVDLEVLAMSGTPNDRRHAAKILPVVRKQHLLLCTLLLCNAAAMEIIPQSVCSRYGLAIGATVAPFVQVLVWVCFPIAYPISKLLDLLLGHGHVALFRRAELKTLVNLHGNEAGKGGELTHNETTIIAGALELSAKTAKDAMTPISEAFAVDINAKLDRDLMNLVLEKGHSRVPVYYEQTTNIIGLILVNNLLTIHPEDEVPVKSVTIRRIPRVQEELPLYDILNEFQKGHSHMAVVVRQCNRTDESPSNRDGRPLPEVRVDMDADKHPKEKVLRRKRSLKWKSFPATGRSFKGGSRSKKWTKGTDSDILHLNDNPLPTLPEEAIGIITMQDVIEELLQEEIFDETDHHYEDS